One stretch of Acropora muricata isolate sample 2 chromosome 12, ASM3666990v1, whole genome shotgun sequence DNA includes these proteins:
- the LOC136893010 gene encoding serine/threonine-protein kinase pim-1-like, which produces MLGAGGFGQVISATQKKDNLPVAIKFVHKSSVKEFRKINGKEIPAEAYFQFQAHNRNVIDIYEVIEIDDFFVYVMERPENCKDLFQIIENRYMAKSALTEREARKYFTQVLNANICCEENGVLHRDVKPENILIDMSCDEAKLIDFGLSSEIQEKPFTRFRGTKSYMPPEYYKFKQYDGCQGTVWQMGILLVDMLSPVFNAFEHIRDAFTKPPYVPSDLSPEVKNLIHSLLNINPVNRPSLEEILRHPWIVQHKS; this is translated from the exons ATGCTTGGAGCTGGAGGGTTCGGCCAAGTAATTTCTGCCACACAAAAGAAAGACAATCTTCCG GTGGCGATAAAATTTGTCCACAAGAGTTCAGTTAAGGAATTTAGGAAG ATCAATGGAAAAGAAATTCCAGCTGAAGCGtatttccaattccaagctcACAACCGCAATGTGATCGACATTTACGAGGTGATCGAGATCGACGACTTTTTCGTGTACGTGATGGAAAGACCAGAAAATTGTAAAGATTTGTTTCAGATCATTGAGAATAGATACATGGCCAAATCTGCGTTGACGGAGAGGGAAGCACGAAAATATTTCACTCAAGTCCTGAACGCCAACATTTGCTGCGAAGAGAATGGAGTTCTGCACCGAGATGTAAAACCTGAAAATATTCTGATTGATATGAGCTGTGATGAGGCAAAGCTGATCGATTTTGGATTATCGTCGGAGATCCAAGAAAAGCCTTTTACCAGGTTTAGAG GCACAAAAAGTTACATGCCTCCAGAATACTACAAATTCAAACAATATGATGGTTGCCAAGGAACCGTGTGGCAGATGGGAATTCTTCTAGTGGATATGTTATCACCTGTTTTCAATGCATTTGAACACATACGCGATGCTTTTACGAAGCCACCTTACGTGCCCAGTGATCTCTCACCAG AAGTAAAAAACCTGATCCATTCTCTGCTTAACATCAATCCAGTCAATCGCCCATCTTTGGAGGAAATCCTCCGACACCCTTGGATAGTGCAGCATAAAAGCTAA